The Setaria italica strain Yugu1 chromosome IX, Setaria_italica_v2.0, whole genome shotgun sequence genome has a window encoding:
- the LOC101774046 gene encoding mediator of RNA polymerase II transcription subunit 16 isoform X2, with amino-acid sequence MTSPAPPNPSPVPVPVPTPTPTANGTASPPKDQPPPPPQPQQQAGGQEELAAADGGGAEAAEAGVVAGGSGEAMEVDGGPGAGDAEAGGAAGGGGGSGAGGGAQQASPATVFRIRLKQSPASLRHKMRVPELCRNFSAVAWCGKLNAIACASETCARIPSSNSSPPFWIPIHILNPERPTECSVFNVKADSPRDFVQFIEWSPRSCPRALLVANFHGRITIWTQPNKGPVNLVRDASSWQCEHEWRQDLSVVTKWLSGISPYRWLPGNSTSSNLKTFEEKFLTQQPQSSGWPSILCVCSVFSSGSVQLHWSQWPSQNSAQPRWFSTSKGLLGAGPSGIMAADAIVTENGALHVAGVPLVNPSTVVVWEVMPGLGNGIQATAKINATSSVPPSLNPPSWPGFAPLAAYLFSLQDYLVSEAAQTKKQTENETTEAASIHCCPVSNFSAYVSPEAAAQSATTTTWGSGVTSVAFDPTRGGSVITVVIVEGQYMSPYDPDEGPSITGWRVQCWESSLQPVVLHPIFGSPTSFGGQPPMQTVWSTRVNKSIPPTEDLKNPQTYVPMPTTSDERSSSECSVDRANRLSFDPYDLPNDVRQLAQIVYSAHGGEVAVAFLRGGVHIFSGPNFDQVDSYHVNVGSAIAPPAFSSSSCCLASVWHDTLKDRTILKIIRVLPPAILSTQTKVNSAAWERAIADRFWWSLLAGVDWWDAVGCTQSAAEDGIVSLNSVIAFLDADFHSLPTMQQRQQHCPNLDRIKCRLLEGTNAQDVRALVLDMQARLLLDMLGKGIESALINPSTLLPEPWQASSDMLSSIEPDKMTVEPALLPSIQGYVDAVLDLASHFITRLRRYASFCRTLASHVGPSSTTGTSRNMVTSPTNSSPSPSNNQGNQGGATSATGNSQMQEWVQGAIAKISNNSDGAATATPNPMSGRSSFMPISINTGTFPGTPAVRLIGDCHFLHRLCQLLLFCLLFRRRQSPRLLANAQKNQDSAIQKIHHMMNAKTEDSGTTVRSGLGAAKVEDGQATRGGQFALGAKGPEENPIGKSVRIGSGNAGQGYTSDEVKVLFLILVDLCRRTSTLPHPLPASQVGSNNIIIRLHYIDGNYTVLPEVVEASLGPHMQNMPRPRGADAAGLLLRELELQPPAEEWHRRNMFGGPWSEPDDFGPLDNMPHSKASGSISPHLSDMEEDSSNSLGIQSLWPRKRRLSERDAAFGLKTSVGLGGYLGVMGSRRDVITAVWRTGLDGEWYKCVRCLRQTCAFAQPGAPNPTNEREAWWISRWSHACPMCGGSWVKVV; translated from the exons ATGACCTCTCCCGCCCCCCCGAACCCTAGCCCCGTCCCAGTGCCCGTCCCCACCCCGACTCCCACCGCGAACGGGACCGCCTCACCGCCCAAggaccagccgccgccgccgccgcagccgcagcagcaggcgggCGGTCAGGAGGAGCTAGCAGCGGCGGATGGGGGAggcgccgaggcggcggaggctggAGTAGTAGCGGGTGGTTCGGGAGAGGCTATGGAGGTGGATGGGGGTCCTGGCGCGGGGGatgcggaggcgggcggcgcggcgggaggcggaggaggcagtGGGGCGGGTGGAGGAGCGCAGCAGGCATCACCGGCAACCGTGTTCCGGATCCGGCTCAAGCAGTCGCCCGCCAGCCTCCGGCACAAGATGCGCGTGCCCGAGCTCTGCAGGAACTTCAG TGCGGTTGCTTGGTGTGGGAAACTGAATGCAATTGCTTGCGCATCCGAGACTTGTGCACGTATTCCAAG CTCCAATTCAAGCCCTCCATTTTGGATTCCTATACATATCCTGAATCCAGAGAGACCAACAGAATGCTCTGTATTCAATGTGAAAGCAG ATTCTCCGCGTGACTTTGTTCAGTTCATTGAATGGTCTCCTCGGTCCTGCCCTCGTGCACTGCTTGTGGCAAATTTTCATGGGCGGATCACTATATGGACACAGCCAAATAAG GGTCCTGTAAATCTTGTACGTGATGCCAGCTCGTGGCAGTGTGAACATGAATGGCGTCAAGATCTTTCCGTGGTGACCAAGTGGTTGTCAGGAATTTCTCCG TATAGATGGCTTCCTGGAAACTCCACTAGTTCAAACCTGAAAACCTTTGAGGAGAAATTCCTCACTCAACAGCCTCAAAGTTCAG GATGGCCAAGTATTCTATGCGTTTGTTCAGTTTTTTCTTCAGGTTCTGTTCAGCTTCATTGGTCACAGTGGCCTTCTCAAAACTCAGCACAGCCTAGATGGTTTTCTACTAGTAAAGGGCTTCTAGGAGCAGGGCCCAGTGGCATAATGGCTGCTGATGCTATTGTAACCGAAAATGGAGCTTTACATGTTGCTGGAGTGCCCCTTGTTAATCCATCCACTGTAGTTGTTTGGGAGGTGATGCCGGGTCTTGGCAATGGTATTCAGGCAACTGCGAAGATAAATGCAACAAGCTCTGTTCCTCCATCTCTGAATCCCCCTTCCTGGCCTGGTTTTGCTCCACTAGCGGCCTACCTATTTTCCTTGCAAGATTATCTTGTTTCTGAGGCCGCACAAACGAAAAAACAGACAGAGAACGAGACTACTGAGGCTGCATCAATCCATTGTTGTCCAGTTTCTAATTTTTCAGCTTATGTCAGTCCAGAAGCAGCTGCACAATCAGCCACCACCACTACCTGGGGATCTGGGGTTACTTCAGTTGCTTTTGATCCGACTCGTGGAGGATCAGTCATTACAGTTGTAATAGTTGAAG GGCAGTATATGTCTCCTTATGATCCTGATGAAGGACCTTCCATCACCGGATGGAGGGTGCAATGCTGGGAATCTTCGCTGCAACCTGTTGTTCTTCACCCAATATTTGGAAGTCCTACTAGCTTTGGTGGGCAACCTCCCATGCAAACTGTTTGGTCTACTAGAGTTAACAAAAGCATTCCACCAACAGAGGACCTTAAAAATCCTCAAACATATGTTCCAATGCCAACAACATCAGATGAACGGAGCTCCTCTGAGTGCAGTGTTGACAGAGCAAACAGACTCAGCTTTGACCCTTACGATCTTCCAAATGATGTTAGACAACTGGCTCAAATAGTCTATTCTGCTCATGGTGGTGAAGTTGCTGTTGCTTTCCTACGTGGAGGAGTGCACATTTTCTCAGGTCCAAATTTTGATCAGGTTGACAGTTACCATGTCAATGTTGGCTCAGCTATTGCTCCACCAGCCTTTTCGTCCAGCAGTTGCTGCTTGGCATCAGTTTGGCATGACACGCTCAAAGATCGGACAATACTGAAGATAATACGTGTGCTTCCTCCTGCAATTCTTAGCACACAAACAAAGGTCAACTCAGCAGCATGGGAACGGGCAATAGCAGATAG ATTTTGGTGGAGTCTGTTGGCTGGAGTGGATTGGTGGGATGCTGTCGGTTGTACACAGAGTGCTGCTGAAGATGGTATAG TCTCACTTAACAGTGTGATAGCATTTCTCGATGCGGACTTCCATTCTCTTCCGACTATGCAACAGAGGCAGCAGCACTGTCCG AACCTTGATAGGATAAAGTGTAGGTTGTTGGAAGGGACAAATGCCCAAGATGTCCGAGCACTTGTGTTGGACATGCAAGCAAGATTACTTCTGGATATGCTAGGCAAAGGAATCGAGTCTGCCCTTATAAATCCGTCAACTCTGCTACCTGAGCCCTGGCAAGCTTCTAGTGATATGTTATCTAGCATTGAACCTGACAAAATGACTGTTGAACCAGCTCTACTTCCGAGCATCCAG GGTTACGTTGATGCTGTTCTTGATTTAGCATCACATTTCATCACACGCTTGCGGCGTTATGCGAGTTTCTGTCGAACTCTTGCTAGCCATGTTGGACCATCTTCTACAACAGGGACTTCTAGAAATATGGTTACAAGTCCAACAAACAGTTCTCCTTCGCCATCAAATAATCAAG GTAATCAAGGGGGAGCAACATCTGCAACAGGCAACTCACAAATGCAGGAGTGGGTTCAAGGTGCAATTGCTAAGATTAGTAACAATTCTGATGGTGCTGCCACTGCGACACCAAATCCAATGAGCGGGAGGTCATCATTTATGCCCATCAGCATTAATACGGGCACATTCCCTGGCACACCTGCTGTTAGGCTTATTGGGGATTGCCATTTTCTCCATAGATTATGTCAATTATTGCTATTTTGTTTGCTTTTCCGGAGAAGGCAATCACCAAGGTTACTCGCAAATGCACAAAAAAATCAAGATTCTGCTATCCAGAAAATACATCACATGATGAATGCTAAGACAGAGGACAGTGGTACAACAGTAAGATCTGGTCTCGGGGCTGCTAAAGTAGAAGATGGGCAGGCTACCCGTGGTGGGCAATTTGCCCTTGGAGCAAAGGGTCCTGAAGAAAATCCAATTGGAAAATCTGTTAGAATAGGTTCTGGCAACGCTGGCCAAGGATATACTTCAGACGAG GTCAAGGTCCTTTTTCTTATATTGGTTGACTTGTGTCGGAGGACATCTACCTTGCCGCATCCACTACCTGCTTCTCAGGTTGGTTCCAACAACATTATCATAAGGTTGCACTACATCGATGGCAATTACACTGTGCTCCCTGAGGTAGTGGAAGCATCTCTTGGTCCCCACATGCAG AATATGCCTCGCCCCCGAGGAGCTGATGCTGCTGGTCTTCTACTTCGAGAACTAGAACTGCAACCTCCTGCTGAAGAATGGCATAGGCGCAACATGTTTGGCGGACCCTGGTCAGAACCAGATGATTTTGGTCCATTGGATAATATGCCTCATTCAAAAGCCAGTGGTTCCATCAGCCCTCATTTGTCTGACATGGAAGAGGACTCCAGCAATTCACTTGGGATTCAAAGTCTTTGGCCAAGAAAGCGCCGGTTGTCTGAAAGAGATGCTGCATTTGGTCTGAAAACATCTGTAGGTCTGGGAGGATATCTCGGTGTCATGGGATCTAGAAGGGACGTTATCACTGCTGTGTGGAGAACAGGTCTTGACGGTGAATGGTATAAG TGCGTACGATGTTTGCGTCAAACTTGTGCATTTGCGCAGCCTGGTGCCCCAAACCCGACAAATGAACGCGAGGCTTGGTGGATCAGCCGGTGGAGCCATGCCTGCCCAATGTGTGGGGGCTCATGGGTGAAAGTTGTTTGA
- the LOC101774046 gene encoding mediator of RNA polymerase II transcription subunit 16 isoform X1: protein MTSPAPPNPSPVPVPVPTPTPTANGTASPPKDQPPPPPQPQQQAGGQEELAAADGGGAEAAEAGVVAGGSGEAMEVDGGPGAGDAEAGGAAGGGGGSGAGGGAQQASPATVFRIRLKQSPASLRHKMRVPELCRNFSAVAWCGKLNAIACASETCARIPSSNSSPPFWIPIHILNPERPTECSVFNVKADSPRDFVQFIEWSPRSCPRALLVANFHGRITIWTQPNKGPVNLVRDASSWQCEHEWRQDLSVVTKWLSGISPYRWLPGNSTSSNLKTFEEKFLTQQPQSSAGWPSILCVCSVFSSGSVQLHWSQWPSQNSAQPRWFSTSKGLLGAGPSGIMAADAIVTENGALHVAGVPLVNPSTVVVWEVMPGLGNGIQATAKINATSSVPPSLNPPSWPGFAPLAAYLFSLQDYLVSEAAQTKKQTENETTEAASIHCCPVSNFSAYVSPEAAAQSATTTTWGSGVTSVAFDPTRGGSVITVVIVEGQYMSPYDPDEGPSITGWRVQCWESSLQPVVLHPIFGSPTSFGGQPPMQTVWSTRVNKSIPPTEDLKNPQTYVPMPTTSDERSSSECSVDRANRLSFDPYDLPNDVRQLAQIVYSAHGGEVAVAFLRGGVHIFSGPNFDQVDSYHVNVGSAIAPPAFSSSSCCLASVWHDTLKDRTILKIIRVLPPAILSTQTKVNSAAWERAIADRFWWSLLAGVDWWDAVGCTQSAAEDGIVSLNSVIAFLDADFHSLPTMQQRQQHCPNLDRIKCRLLEGTNAQDVRALVLDMQARLLLDMLGKGIESALINPSTLLPEPWQASSDMLSSIEPDKMTVEPALLPSIQGYVDAVLDLASHFITRLRRYASFCRTLASHVGPSSTTGTSRNMVTSPTNSSPSPSNNQGNQGGATSATGNSQMQEWVQGAIAKISNNSDGAATATPNPMSGRSSFMPISINTGTFPGTPAVRLIGDCHFLHRLCQLLLFCLLFRRRQSPRLLANAQKNQDSAIQKIHHMMNAKTEDSGTTVRSGLGAAKVEDGQATRGGQFALGAKGPEENPIGKSVRIGSGNAGQGYTSDEVKVLFLILVDLCRRTSTLPHPLPASQVGSNNIIIRLHYIDGNYTVLPEVVEASLGPHMQNMPRPRGADAAGLLLRELELQPPAEEWHRRNMFGGPWSEPDDFGPLDNMPHSKASGSISPHLSDMEEDSSNSLGIQSLWPRKRRLSERDAAFGLKTSVGLGGYLGVMGSRRDVITAVWRTGLDGEWYKCVRCLRQTCAFAQPGAPNPTNEREAWWISRWSHACPMCGGSWVKVV, encoded by the exons ATGACCTCTCCCGCCCCCCCGAACCCTAGCCCCGTCCCAGTGCCCGTCCCCACCCCGACTCCCACCGCGAACGGGACCGCCTCACCGCCCAAggaccagccgccgccgccgccgcagccgcagcagcaggcgggCGGTCAGGAGGAGCTAGCAGCGGCGGATGGGGGAggcgccgaggcggcggaggctggAGTAGTAGCGGGTGGTTCGGGAGAGGCTATGGAGGTGGATGGGGGTCCTGGCGCGGGGGatgcggaggcgggcggcgcggcgggaggcggaggaggcagtGGGGCGGGTGGAGGAGCGCAGCAGGCATCACCGGCAACCGTGTTCCGGATCCGGCTCAAGCAGTCGCCCGCCAGCCTCCGGCACAAGATGCGCGTGCCCGAGCTCTGCAGGAACTTCAG TGCGGTTGCTTGGTGTGGGAAACTGAATGCAATTGCTTGCGCATCCGAGACTTGTGCACGTATTCCAAG CTCCAATTCAAGCCCTCCATTTTGGATTCCTATACATATCCTGAATCCAGAGAGACCAACAGAATGCTCTGTATTCAATGTGAAAGCAG ATTCTCCGCGTGACTTTGTTCAGTTCATTGAATGGTCTCCTCGGTCCTGCCCTCGTGCACTGCTTGTGGCAAATTTTCATGGGCGGATCACTATATGGACACAGCCAAATAAG GGTCCTGTAAATCTTGTACGTGATGCCAGCTCGTGGCAGTGTGAACATGAATGGCGTCAAGATCTTTCCGTGGTGACCAAGTGGTTGTCAGGAATTTCTCCG TATAGATGGCTTCCTGGAAACTCCACTAGTTCAAACCTGAAAACCTTTGAGGAGAAATTCCTCACTCAACAGCCTCAAAGTTCAG CAGGATGGCCAAGTATTCTATGCGTTTGTTCAGTTTTTTCTTCAGGTTCTGTTCAGCTTCATTGGTCACAGTGGCCTTCTCAAAACTCAGCACAGCCTAGATGGTTTTCTACTAGTAAAGGGCTTCTAGGAGCAGGGCCCAGTGGCATAATGGCTGCTGATGCTATTGTAACCGAAAATGGAGCTTTACATGTTGCTGGAGTGCCCCTTGTTAATCCATCCACTGTAGTTGTTTGGGAGGTGATGCCGGGTCTTGGCAATGGTATTCAGGCAACTGCGAAGATAAATGCAACAAGCTCTGTTCCTCCATCTCTGAATCCCCCTTCCTGGCCTGGTTTTGCTCCACTAGCGGCCTACCTATTTTCCTTGCAAGATTATCTTGTTTCTGAGGCCGCACAAACGAAAAAACAGACAGAGAACGAGACTACTGAGGCTGCATCAATCCATTGTTGTCCAGTTTCTAATTTTTCAGCTTATGTCAGTCCAGAAGCAGCTGCACAATCAGCCACCACCACTACCTGGGGATCTGGGGTTACTTCAGTTGCTTTTGATCCGACTCGTGGAGGATCAGTCATTACAGTTGTAATAGTTGAAG GGCAGTATATGTCTCCTTATGATCCTGATGAAGGACCTTCCATCACCGGATGGAGGGTGCAATGCTGGGAATCTTCGCTGCAACCTGTTGTTCTTCACCCAATATTTGGAAGTCCTACTAGCTTTGGTGGGCAACCTCCCATGCAAACTGTTTGGTCTACTAGAGTTAACAAAAGCATTCCACCAACAGAGGACCTTAAAAATCCTCAAACATATGTTCCAATGCCAACAACATCAGATGAACGGAGCTCCTCTGAGTGCAGTGTTGACAGAGCAAACAGACTCAGCTTTGACCCTTACGATCTTCCAAATGATGTTAGACAACTGGCTCAAATAGTCTATTCTGCTCATGGTGGTGAAGTTGCTGTTGCTTTCCTACGTGGAGGAGTGCACATTTTCTCAGGTCCAAATTTTGATCAGGTTGACAGTTACCATGTCAATGTTGGCTCAGCTATTGCTCCACCAGCCTTTTCGTCCAGCAGTTGCTGCTTGGCATCAGTTTGGCATGACACGCTCAAAGATCGGACAATACTGAAGATAATACGTGTGCTTCCTCCTGCAATTCTTAGCACACAAACAAAGGTCAACTCAGCAGCATGGGAACGGGCAATAGCAGATAG ATTTTGGTGGAGTCTGTTGGCTGGAGTGGATTGGTGGGATGCTGTCGGTTGTACACAGAGTGCTGCTGAAGATGGTATAG TCTCACTTAACAGTGTGATAGCATTTCTCGATGCGGACTTCCATTCTCTTCCGACTATGCAACAGAGGCAGCAGCACTGTCCG AACCTTGATAGGATAAAGTGTAGGTTGTTGGAAGGGACAAATGCCCAAGATGTCCGAGCACTTGTGTTGGACATGCAAGCAAGATTACTTCTGGATATGCTAGGCAAAGGAATCGAGTCTGCCCTTATAAATCCGTCAACTCTGCTACCTGAGCCCTGGCAAGCTTCTAGTGATATGTTATCTAGCATTGAACCTGACAAAATGACTGTTGAACCAGCTCTACTTCCGAGCATCCAG GGTTACGTTGATGCTGTTCTTGATTTAGCATCACATTTCATCACACGCTTGCGGCGTTATGCGAGTTTCTGTCGAACTCTTGCTAGCCATGTTGGACCATCTTCTACAACAGGGACTTCTAGAAATATGGTTACAAGTCCAACAAACAGTTCTCCTTCGCCATCAAATAATCAAG GTAATCAAGGGGGAGCAACATCTGCAACAGGCAACTCACAAATGCAGGAGTGGGTTCAAGGTGCAATTGCTAAGATTAGTAACAATTCTGATGGTGCTGCCACTGCGACACCAAATCCAATGAGCGGGAGGTCATCATTTATGCCCATCAGCATTAATACGGGCACATTCCCTGGCACACCTGCTGTTAGGCTTATTGGGGATTGCCATTTTCTCCATAGATTATGTCAATTATTGCTATTTTGTTTGCTTTTCCGGAGAAGGCAATCACCAAGGTTACTCGCAAATGCACAAAAAAATCAAGATTCTGCTATCCAGAAAATACATCACATGATGAATGCTAAGACAGAGGACAGTGGTACAACAGTAAGATCTGGTCTCGGGGCTGCTAAAGTAGAAGATGGGCAGGCTACCCGTGGTGGGCAATTTGCCCTTGGAGCAAAGGGTCCTGAAGAAAATCCAATTGGAAAATCTGTTAGAATAGGTTCTGGCAACGCTGGCCAAGGATATACTTCAGACGAG GTCAAGGTCCTTTTTCTTATATTGGTTGACTTGTGTCGGAGGACATCTACCTTGCCGCATCCACTACCTGCTTCTCAGGTTGGTTCCAACAACATTATCATAAGGTTGCACTACATCGATGGCAATTACACTGTGCTCCCTGAGGTAGTGGAAGCATCTCTTGGTCCCCACATGCAG AATATGCCTCGCCCCCGAGGAGCTGATGCTGCTGGTCTTCTACTTCGAGAACTAGAACTGCAACCTCCTGCTGAAGAATGGCATAGGCGCAACATGTTTGGCGGACCCTGGTCAGAACCAGATGATTTTGGTCCATTGGATAATATGCCTCATTCAAAAGCCAGTGGTTCCATCAGCCCTCATTTGTCTGACATGGAAGAGGACTCCAGCAATTCACTTGGGATTCAAAGTCTTTGGCCAAGAAAGCGCCGGTTGTCTGAAAGAGATGCTGCATTTGGTCTGAAAACATCTGTAGGTCTGGGAGGATATCTCGGTGTCATGGGATCTAGAAGGGACGTTATCACTGCTGTGTGGAGAACAGGTCTTGACGGTGAATGGTATAAG TGCGTACGATGTTTGCGTCAAACTTGTGCATTTGCGCAGCCTGGTGCCCCAAACCCGACAAATGAACGCGAGGCTTGGTGGATCAGCCGGTGGAGCCATGCCTGCCCAATGTGTGGGGGCTCATGGGTGAAAGTTGTTTGA